The Sandaracinus amylolyticus genomic interval CTTGAGGGCGTCCTCACCGACGTTCGGGATGTCGCGCGTGATCTCTTCCTTGCCGAGCTTCGTGTCGCGCGCGACGCACTCGAACTCCTCGATGTGCACCGAGGTGTAGATGTCTTCCTTCGCGATTCGCTCCGAGATCAGGATCGAATCTTCGAAGTTGTATCCACCCCACGGCATGAACGCGACGACCACGTTGCGGCCGAGCGCGAGCTCGCCGACATCGCAGCTCGGACCGTCGGCGATCACGTCGCCCGCCTTCACGCGCTCACCGGGGCGAACCACCGGCTTCTGCGTGTACGACGTCGACTGATTGCTGCGCGCGAACTTGCCCAGACGATAGATGTCGGGGAACGCGCCCGCCTCGCCCTCGGCCTTCACGACGATACGCGTCGCGTCGACCGAGTCGACGATGCCATCGCGCTTCGCGAGGATGCACACGCCCGAGTCGCGCGCGACCTTGCCCTCGAGGCCGGTCCCGACGATCGGCGCGTCACAGCGGACCAGCGGCACCGCCTGACGCTGCATGTTCGAGCCCATGAGGGCGCGGTTCGCGTCGTCGTGCTCGAGGAACGGAATCATCGACGCGGCGACCGAGACGAGCTGATTCGGACTGACGTCCATCAGCGTGATCTGGTCGTGCGGCACCATCACCGACTCGCCGTTGTAGCGAGCGGGGACGAGGCCCGCGTTGAGCATGCCGTCCTTGTCGGTCTTCGCGTTCGCCTGGGCGATGTAGTGGCCTTCCTCCTCGAGGGCGGAGAACCACCGCACTTCCTTGGCGACCTGGCCGTTCTCGACCTTGCGGTACGGCGTCTCGACGAAGCCGTACTCGTTCACGCGCGCGAACGTCGAGAGCGACGCGATGAGGCCGATGTTCGGACCTTCCGGCGTCTCGATCGGGCAGATACGACCGTAGTGCGTCGGGTGGACGTCGCGGACCTCGAAGCCCGCACGCTCACGGGTCAGACCGCCGGGCCCGAGCGCCGAGAGACGACGCTTGTGCGTCACCTCGGAGAGCGGGTTCGTCTGATCCATGAACTGCGAGAGCTGCGAGCTGCCGAAGTACTCCTTGACCACCGCGGAGACGGGCTTCGCGTTGATCAGGTCGTGCGGCATGAGCGTCTCGATCTCCTGAGACATGCTCATGCGCTCCTTGATCGCGCGCTCCATGCGAACCAGGCCGATGCGGTACTGGTTCTCCATGAGCTCGCCGACCGCGCGCACGCGACGGTTGCCGAGGTGGTCGATGTCGTCGACCGAGCCGCGGCCGTTCTTCAGCTCGATGAGGTGCTTGACCGTGTGCAGGATGTCGAGCGTCGTCAGGACGCTGACCTCGAGCTGCGGGCGAGCCGGATCCTCTTCCTTGTAGAACTTGTAGTTCAGCTTCAGGCGGCCGACCTTCGAGAGGTCGTAGCGCTCCGGGTTGAAGAACAAGTTGTTGAAGAGGGTCTTCGCCGTCTCGAGCGTCGGCGGATCGCCCGGGCGCAGGCGGCGGTAGATCTCGAGGATCGCCTCGTCCTGCGTGGTGATCTTGTCCGCGTTGAGCGTGTCGCGGAGGTACGAGCCGACGTTGAGGCCGTCGATGAAGAGGATCTTGAAGCTCTCGATCTTCGCCTCGCGAAGGCGCTCGAGCTTCTCCTCGGTGACCTCTTCGTTGACGCCGAGAAGGACCTCGCCGGTCTCCTCGTCGATCACGTCCTCGGCGCTGACCTTGCCGACGACCTCGGGGAGATCGAGCGGAAGGCGATCGAGGCCCGCGTCCTTCAGCTTGCGGATCGCGGCGCGCGTGAACTTGCGGTTCTTGCGCACGATCACGTCGCCCTCGACCTTGATGTCGCGGGTGGCGCGCTGACCGGGGAGGAGATCGAACTCGATCGAGCGCGCGTACTTGCCGCCCTTCTCGAGGAAGATCGTCTCGGTGTCGTAATAGAACTTGAGCAGATCCTGCGTCGAGTAGCCGAGCGCCTTGAGCAGCACGGTCGCGTGCAGCTTGCGGCGGCGATCGATGCGGACGTAGATGAGGTCCTTCGGATCGAACTCGAAGTCGAGCCACGAGCCGCGGTAGGGGATCACGCGCGCCTGGTAGAGCAGCTTGCCGCTCGAGTGCGTCTTGCCCTTGTCGTGGTCGAAGAACACGCCGGGCGAGCGGTGCAGCTGGCTGACGACGACGCGCTCGGTCCCGTTGATGATGAACGTACCGTTCTCGGTCATCAGCGGGATCTCGCCGAAGTAGACCTCCTGCTCCTTGATGTCGCGGACGGTCCGCTCCGAGCCTTCGCTCTGCGAGTCGTAGATGATCAGCTGGATCGTGACCTTGATCGGCGCGGCGTAGGTCATGCCGCGCTGCACGCACTCGTCCACGTCGTACTTGGGACGCTCGAGCGTGTATCCGACGAACACGAGCTCGCTCGTGCCGTTGAAGTCACGGATCGGGAAGACGCTGCGGAAGACGCCCTGCAGGCCGATGTCTTCGCGCCGGTTGGGAGGAACGTTCGCCTGGAGGAACTTCTCGTACGACCGCTTCTGGATGTCGATCAGATTCGGGATGCCGATGATCTGACTGATCTTCGCGAAGCTGTGCCGAATCCGGAAGTTGGTCTGAATCTGCGAGGTCGAGGCCATCGGAACGTACCTCTATGCGTCTTGGTTCGGGAGCCCGGAAGCTAGTCGAAGGACGGGGTAGAACCCCAGAAAACGTGCGGCAGAGTCAGGCGACCCGTGCGGGGTCGAGCCAGCGACTCAGCCGAAAGCGCCGCAGATGCGGGCGTCAGAAAGACGGAGCACGGCGCAGGGGCCTTCCGGCCCCCGCACCGTGATCCTTTCAGCCGTGCTCGTGATTGCAGATCCCGGTCACTTCAGCGTGACCTTGGCGCCAGCCTCCTCGAGCTTCTTCTTCATGTCCTCGGCGTCGGCCTTCGACACGCCTTCCTTGACGACCTTCGGCGCGGCCTCGACGAGGTTCTTCGCGTCCGCCAGGCCGAGGCCCGTCAGCTCGCGAACGACCTTGATCACGTTGATCTTCTTGTCGCCGCCGCTGGTGAGCTCGACCGTGAACTCGGTCTGCTCCGCCGCGGGGGCCGCCGCCGCGCCGCCGCCCGCCGGGGCCGCGACCGCGACCGCCGCCGGCGCCGCCTTGACGCCCCACTTCTCCTCGAGCGCCTTGATGAGGTTCGCAACCTCCATCACGGTCCAGCTCGAGAGCTCATCGACCATCTTCTGCTGATCCATCGTCGCCATGTTGACCTTCTCTTCCCTGCAATCACGCGCACTTGAGCAGGTGCGCAAATCTCATGTTCTGGTTCGTTTCGGTGAGTTGGAGTACGAGCGAATCGCTCGGGCTCAGCCGCCGCTGCTCTCTTCGAGCTGCTTGCGGCGCGCCTCGAGCACGTAGACGAGGTTCTGCAGGGGGGCCTGCAGCTGCGCGACGAGGTTCTGCGCCGGCGCCTGGAGGGTCGCGAGGAGCATGGCGCGGAGCTCGTCCTTGCCAGGCATCGAGGCGAGCTGCTTCTCGACGTCACCGCCAGCCATGACGGCGTTGTCGAGAACCGCGGCCTTGACCTCGAGCTTCTCCTGCTTGTCGCCTTCCTTGCGGAAGTCGCGCACGACCTTCGCGGCCGTCGAGGGATCCTCGAACGAGAACGCGACGGCGGTCTCGCCGGCGAGGACCTTCCCGAGCTTGCCCTCGAGGGGGGTCCCCTTCAGCGCCTGCTCGACGAGCTTGTTCTTGACGACCTTGTACTCGACGCCCGCCTTGCGGAACTTCGAGCGCAGGTCCGTCACCGTGATCACGTCCATGCCCTTGAAGCCGAGGAACACGACGCTGGTCGCCTTGTCGAAGAGGCCCTTGACCTCGTCGACGACCTTCGCCTTGTCCGCGCGGGCAGTGCTGGTTCCGTTGGCCATGATCACGCCTCCGCAGTCGCCTGCTCGACCGTCGCCGTGTCGACCTTGACGCCCGCGCCCATCGTGGTGCTGATGGTGATGCTGCGAAGGTAGGTGCCCTTGGCCGCCGACGGCTTCGCCTTCATCAGCGCAGCAATCAGTGCACGGGCGTTCTCCTCGAGCTTGTCCGGCGAGAACGACTTCTTGCCGATCGGAGCGTGGACGATGCCACCTTCCTTCTCGGCGCGGAACTCGACCTTGCCGCCCTTGGCCTCCTTGACCGCCTTCGTGACGTCGAACGTCACGGTGCCGGTCTTGGGGTTGGGCATCAGACCGCGGGGACCGAGCACACGACCGAGACGACCGACCTGACCCATCATGTCGGGCGTCGCGATCACGGTCTCGAAGTCGAGCCAGCCTTCTTGGACCTTGGCCACCAGGTCGTCGGCGCCGACAAAGTCAGCTCCGGCCGCCTGGGCCTCCGTCGCCTTCTCGCCCTTTGCGAAGACCAGGACACGAACGGTCTTGCCGATGCCGTGGGGCAACACGGTTGCTCCACGAACCATCTGATCGGCGTGCTTCGGGTTGACCCCGAGCCTGACCGCGATGTCCACACTCTCGTCGAACTTGGCGAAGCTCGCCTTGGCGACGAGAGCGACGGCCTCCGGGAGGGCATAGCGACGATCACGATCGATCGACTCGATCGCGCTCTTGCGCTTTCTTCCCGTCTTCATCGCTCCTCCATTCGGCGGCCCCGACCCCATTGTCGGCGTTCCCGCCTCCCACCGACGCCGTCACTTCTCAGCGGCAGTGGTTCGATCACCGACGTTCCACCCATCCAGCGGGAAGGGTGTTGCGACGATGTCAGTCCGAACTCGAATCGTCGCTCGAGCAGGTCAGTCGACGACGTCGACGCCCATCGAGCGGGCGGTGCCCGCCAGCGAACGAACGCACGCCTCGATCGAGGCCGCGTTCGTGTCCTGGATCTTCTCCGCCGCGAGCTTCGCGAGCTGCGCGCGGGTGATCTTGCCGACCTTGTCCTTGTTGGGACGCGACGAGCCGCTCGCCGGCTTCTTGCCGATCTTCAGCCCGAGCTCGCGCTTGATGAGCACCGAGGCGGGCGGCGTCTTCGTGATGAAGGTGAACGAGCGGTCGGAGAAGACCGTGATCACCACCGGGATGATCAGCCCCTCCTGCTTGTTCGTCCGCGCGTTGAACTCCTTGCAGAACTGCATGATGTTCACGCCGTGCTGACCGAGCGCGGGACCGACCGGGGGCGAGGGGTTCGCCTTGCCGGCGGGGAGCTGGAGCTTGATCTGACCAGTGACCTTCTTCATGGCTGCGTCCTGAAATCCCGCGCGCGCGGAGCGAAGCGACTCGAAACCGTCTGCTGGGCTCGTCGAGACCCAGCCTCAATCACCGCAATGGCGGTGCGGAAACCAGAGTTGCAGCACCGAGAGTGACGACCACTCGACCGGCGACTGCGCTGAGAACTACTGCGTCTTCTCGACCTGCCCGTACTCGAGCTCGACCGGCGTCGCGCGGCCGAAGATCGAGACCAGCACCGTGACCTTCTGCTTCGCCGGGTTCACTTCCTGGACGGTGCCCGTGAAGTTCGCGAACGCCCCGTCGGTCACGCGCACGTGATCGCCGGTGTCGAACACGACGCGCGGCTTCGGCTTGGCGGCGCCCTCCGCGACCTGCTGGAAGATCGCGTTGATCTCACTCTCCGGAACCGGGCTCGGGTGACGGCCACCGACGAACCCGCTGACCTTCGGCGTGTCCTTGACCAGGTGCCAAGTGCGCTCGTTGAGGTCCATGTTCACGAACACGTAGCCCGGATAGAAGGTCCGGCTGGACACGCGCTTCGTGCCGGTCTTCGTGGTGTCCTGGACGTTCTCCTTGGGGATCAGGATCTCCCCGAAGAACTCCTCCATCCCGTGCTGACGGACGCGCTCCTCGAGGGCGGACTTCACCTTGCCCTCGTAGCCCGAATACGCCTGCACCACGTACCACTTCTTGGCCATCGAAGCCCCACTCTCGCGCCGGCTGTCGAGGCGCCCTTCGTACTGCATGGGCCTCTCGCTTCGAGCGCGCCCCCGCTCGATCAGACGTTGTAGATGAGGTCGGTGAACGCCGACCAGAGCGCGTCGAAGACGCCGGTGTAGACCGCAGCGATGATCGAGGTGACGATCACGACGACGGTCGAGTAGTAGGTCTCGTCGCGCGTCGGCCAGGTCACCTTGCTCAGCTCACCCACGACCTCGTGGGCGAGCTCGTTCACGCGCGGGTGGCGATAGAGCAGGAACGAGCCGACGATGCCGATCAGCGCCGCGGCGCCCGAGACGATCGTGGGATCCGGCTCCGCGAAGAAGCCCCACGCGAACGTGATCAGCCGGTCCGACAGGTAGAACGTGATCACCGCGGCCGCGATGAACGCGAACTGGACCCAGCGCTCGATGCCGAGCAGGCTGGTGACCGGGTTCGCCTCGTTCTCGGCGGCGGCCTCGGCGAGCTCGCGCTCCTCGCGCTCGATCGCGGCGGCCTCGCGGCGCGCGACGTCGTCGTCGGCGCCAGCGTCGTCGGAGTCCCCGGCCGCGCTCGGGTCGGAGGTGTCCTCGTCGCCGTCGCGCTCGAGGTCCTTGTCGTCTTCGTCCGCCATCCGTGTTCCAGCGTTCGTTTGATATCGACCCGTCGAGGTCAGGCCAGGAGGGATTCGAACCCCCAACCCTCGGATTTGGAATCCGGTGCTCTACCGTTGGAGCTACTGGCCTATTCTCGAGAGCCTCGTTTTCTTCGTCGAGGCTCTCGAACGGTCACTTCGACTCTCGATGAGTCGTGTGCTTCTCGCAGCGGGGGCAGTACTTCTTGATTTCCAGACGCTCGGCCTGCTTCCGAGACTTCGTCGTCTGATAGTTGCGCGCGTCGCACTCGCTGCAGACGAGCGCGACGCGCACTCGATCCCCCATCTAGCGAGCTCCGATCACTCGATGATCTTCGTGATGACGCCGGCGCCGACGGTGCGGCCGCCCTCGCGGATCGCGAAGCGCTGCTGCTCCTCGAGCGCGACCGACGTGATGAGCTCGACGGTCATCGAGACGTTGTCGCCCGGCATGACCATCTTCACGTCCTCGGCGAGGTGGATCGTGCCGGTCACGTCCGTCGTCCGCATGTAGAACTGCGGGCGGTAGTTGGTGAAGAACGGCTTGTGACGGCCGCCCTCCTCCTTCTTGAGGACGTAGACCTCGGCGTTGAACTTCTTGTGCGTCTTCACCGAGCCGGGCTTCGCGAGCACCTGGCCGCGCTCGACGTCGTCCTTCTCGATGCCGCGCAGGAGGCAGCCGACGTTGTCGCCAGCCTGGCCCTGGTCGAGCAGCTTGCGGAACATCTCGACGCCGGTGACCGTGGTCTTGCGCGTGTCGCGGAAGCCGAGGATCTCGACTTCCTCGCCGACCTTGATCACGCCGCGCTCGATGCGGCCCGTCACGACCGTGCCGCGGCCCTTGATCGAGAACACGTCCTCGATGGCCATCAGGAACGGCTTGTCGGTGTCGCGAACCGGCTCGGGGATCCACGCGTCGAGCGCGTTGAGCAGGTTGATGACGGTCTGCTCGCCCTCGGGATCGCCCTGCATGGCCTTGAGGGCCGAGCCGCGGACGACCGGCGCGTTGTCGCCGTCGAACTTGTACTTGTTGAGGAGGTCGCGGACCTCCATCTCGACGAGCTCGAGCAGGTCCGGATCCTCGACCGCGTCGACCTTGTTGAGCCAGACGACGATCTTCGGCACGCCGACCTGACCCGCGAGGAGCACGTGCTCCTTCGTCTGCGGCATCGGGCCGTCGAGGGCGCTGACCACCAGGATCGCGCCGTCCATCTGGGCGGCGCCGGTGATCATGTTCTTGATGTAGTCGGCGTGGCCGGGGCAGTCGACGTGCGCGTAGTGGCGCTTCTCCGACTCGTACTCGACGTGCGAGACCGCGATCGTGACGATCTTCGAGTCGTCGCGGACGGTGCCGCCCTTGGCGATGTCGGAGTACGAGATCTCCTTGCCGCCGAACTTCTTCGCCGCGACCTTCGTGATCGCCGCGGTCGTCGTGGTCTTGCCGTGATCGATGTGACCGATCGTGCCGACGTTGACGTGCGGCTTGGTCCGGACGAACTTTTCCTTCGCCATCGCGCCGTGCTCCTATTTTCTCTTATTCAGCGTGTGCGGTCTCGAGCCCAGGATGAGAATCGAACTCACGACCTCCTCCTTACCAAGGA includes:
- the rpoB gene encoding DNA-directed RNA polymerase subunit beta, with the protein product MASTSQIQTNFRIRHSFAKISQIIGIPNLIDIQKRSYEKFLQANVPPNRREDIGLQGVFRSVFPIRDFNGTSELVFVGYTLERPKYDVDECVQRGMTYAAPIKVTIQLIIYDSQSEGSERTVRDIKEQEVYFGEIPLMTENGTFIINGTERVVVSQLHRSPGVFFDHDKGKTHSSGKLLYQARVIPYRGSWLDFEFDPKDLIYVRIDRRRKLHATVLLKALGYSTQDLLKFYYDTETIFLEKGGKYARSIEFDLLPGQRATRDIKVEGDVIVRKNRKFTRAAIRKLKDAGLDRLPLDLPEVVGKVSAEDVIDEETGEVLLGVNEEVTEEKLERLREAKIESFKILFIDGLNVGSYLRDTLNADKITTQDEAILEIYRRLRPGDPPTLETAKTLFNNLFFNPERYDLSKVGRLKLNYKFYKEEDPARPQLEVSVLTTLDILHTVKHLIELKNGRGSVDDIDHLGNRRVRAVGELMENQYRIGLVRMERAIKERMSMSQEIETLMPHDLINAKPVSAVVKEYFGSSQLSQFMDQTNPLSEVTHKRRLSALGPGGLTRERAGFEVRDVHPTHYGRICPIETPEGPNIGLIASLSTFARVNEYGFVETPYRKVENGQVAKEVRWFSALEEEGHYIAQANAKTDKDGMLNAGLVPARYNGESVMVPHDQITLMDVSPNQLVSVAASMIPFLEHDDANRALMGSNMQRQAVPLVRCDAPIVGTGLEGKVARDSGVCILAKRDGIVDSVDATRIVVKAEGEAGAFPDIYRLGKFARSNQSTSYTQKPVVRPGERVKAGDVIADGPSCDVGELALGRNVVVAFMPWGGYNFEDSILISERIAKEDIYTSVHIEEFECVARDTKLGKEEITRDIPNVGEDALKDLDDSGIVRIGAEVKSGDILVGKITPKGETQLSPEEKLLRAIFGEKAGDVRDTSLRVPPGVGGVVINARVFSRKGTEKDDRAKEIEDAERAKLEKDMADEQKIIRESAYNRVKKLLTGRTTQSKLVDEKGKVLLAKGAEITAEMLDPIPRKYWKDIEIDKGQEKVQAILEELNEQVGAIESLFQEKIGKLSKGDELPPGVIKMVKVYIAIKRKLQVGDKMAGRHGNKGVVSRILPEEDLPYLPDGTPVDVVLNPLGVPSRMNVGQILEVHLGWAGLLLGRQIQELIAEKKLGGDGLRKHLQAIFKRGETRALIDELKTEELVSFAEKYKNGFKLASPVFDGAHESEIKGLLQLVQDTAKEHEQRSSLYHVSARTSGQTVLFDGRTGEAFHRDVTVGVMYILKLHHLVDDKIHARSIGPYSLVTQQPLGGKAQFGGQRLGEMEVWAMEAYGAAYALQEFLTVKSDDVQGRTRMYESIVKGEYILDAGLPESFNVLMKELQALCLNVELIEGPGGTPRKSDDVLVAEEE
- the rplL gene encoding 50S ribosomal protein L7/L12 gives rise to the protein MDQQKMVDELSSWTVMEVANLIKALEEKWGVKAAPAAVAVAAPAGGGAAAAPAAEQTEFTVELTSGGDKKINVIKVVRELTGLGLADAKNLVEAAPKVVKEGVSKADAEDMKKKLEEAGAKVTLK
- the rplJ gene encoding 50S ribosomal protein L10, yielding MANGTSTARADKAKVVDEVKGLFDKATSVVFLGFKGMDVITVTDLRSKFRKAGVEYKVVKNKLVEQALKGTPLEGKLGKVLAGETAVAFSFEDPSTAAKVVRDFRKEGDKQEKLEVKAAVLDNAVMAGGDVEKQLASMPGKDELRAMLLATLQAPAQNLVAQLQAPLQNLVYVLEARRKQLEESSGG
- the rplA gene encoding 50S ribosomal protein L1, translating into MKTGRKRKSAIESIDRDRRYALPEAVALVAKASFAKFDESVDIAVRLGVNPKHADQMVRGATVLPHGIGKTVRVLVFAKGEKATEAQAAGADFVGADDLVAKVQEGWLDFETVIATPDMMGQVGRLGRVLGPRGLMPNPKTGTVTFDVTKAVKEAKGGKVEFRAEKEGGIVHAPIGKKSFSPDKLEENARALIAALMKAKPSAAKGTYLRSITISTTMGAGVKVDTATVEQATAEA
- the rplK gene encoding 50S ribosomal protein L11 translates to MKKVTGQIKLQLPAGKANPSPPVGPALGQHGVNIMQFCKEFNARTNKQEGLIIPVVITVFSDRSFTFITKTPPASVLIKRELGLKIGKKPASGSSRPNKDKVGKITRAQLAKLAAEKIQDTNAASIEACVRSLAGTARSMGVDVVD
- the nusG gene encoding transcription termination/antitermination protein NusG: MAKKWYVVQAYSGYEGKVKSALEERVRQHGMEEFFGEILIPKENVQDTTKTGTKRVSSRTFYPGYVFVNMDLNERTWHLVKDTPKVSGFVGGRHPSPVPESEINAIFQQVAEGAAKPKPRVVFDTGDHVRVTDGAFANFTGTVQEVNPAKQKVTVLVSIFGRATPVELEYGQVEKTQ
- the secE gene encoding preprotein translocase subunit SecE: MADEDDKDLERDGDEDTSDPSAAGDSDDAGADDDVARREAAAIEREERELAEAAAENEANPVTSLLGIERWVQFAFIAAAVITFYLSDRLITFAWGFFAEPDPTIVSGAAALIGIVGSFLLYRHPRVNELAHEVVGELSKVTWPTRDETYYSTVVVIVTSIIAAVYTGVFDALWSAFTDLIYNV
- the rpmG gene encoding 50S ribosomal protein L33, whose product is MGDRVRVALVCSECDARNYQTTKSRKQAERLEIKKYCPRCEKHTTHRESK
- the tuf gene encoding elongation factor Tu, which produces MAKEKFVRTKPHVNVGTIGHIDHGKTTTTAAITKVAAKKFGGKEISYSDIAKGGTVRDDSKIVTIAVSHVEYESEKRHYAHVDCPGHADYIKNMITGAAQMDGAILVVSALDGPMPQTKEHVLLAGQVGVPKIVVWLNKVDAVEDPDLLELVEMEVRDLLNKYKFDGDNAPVVRGSALKAMQGDPEGEQTVINLLNALDAWIPEPVRDTDKPFLMAIEDVFSIKGRGTVVTGRIERGVIKVGEEVEILGFRDTRKTTVTGVEMFRKLLDQGQAGDNVGCLLRGIEKDDVERGQVLAKPGSVKTHKKFNAEVYVLKKEEGGRHKPFFTNYRPQFYMRTTDVTGTIHLAEDVKMVMPGDNVSMTVELITSVALEEQQRFAIREGGRTVGAGVITKIIE